One Punica granatum isolate Tunisia-2019 chromosome 3, ASM765513v2, whole genome shotgun sequence genomic window carries:
- the LOC116198548 gene encoding pyridine nucleotide-disulfide oxidoreductase domain-containing protein 2-like, whose translation MWRRGFASGGAGVKAALEGRKWDAVVIGAGHNGLTAAAYLARGGLSVAVVERRHVIGGAAVTEEIVPGFRFSRCSYLQSLLRPAIIRELELKRHGLKLLKPKAAGFTPCSDGRYLLLGFDEEENHREISKYSRRDADAYLRYENQLNKFCHIMDFLLDSHPPESSPGVLSFKDRMKDKLQNSVFWARCLRQVQSLGQKDLVDFVDLLLSPTSKIMNKWFETDILKATIAGDAIIGSMVSIDTAGSGYVLLHHVMGETDGERNVWSHVEGGMGSVSLAISNAAKEAGVHIVTNAEVSQLVTEENGAVTGVLLADGTHVRASTVLSNATPYKTFMEFVPPNLLPDDFVNAIKHSDYSSGTTKINVAVDKLPQFSCLNQPGVGPHHTSTIRIGCESMEAIASACQDAWNGIPSKRPVMEMTIPTSMDETLAPPGKHVVGLFTQYTPYKPSDGSWSDPAYRESYVKRCFSLIDEYAPGFSSSVVGYDMLTPPDLEREIGLTGGNIFHGAMGIDSLFLLRPVKGWSNYRTPVRGLYMCGSGTHPGGGVMGAPGRNAAQVVLRDIRKK comes from the exons ATGTGGCGGAGAGGCTTCGCTAGCGGGGGCGCCGGCGTGAAAGCGGCATTGGAGGGCAGGAAATGGGATGCGGTGGTGATCGGAGCAGGGCACAACGGCCTGACGGCGGCGGCCTACCTCGCCCGCGGGGGCCTGTCGGTGGCAGTCGTGGAGCGGCGACACGTAATCGGGGGGGCCGCCGTGACGGAGGAGATCGTCCCGGGGTTTAGGTTCTCTCGCTGCAGTTACCTGCAGAGCCTCCTTCGGCCGGCCATTATCAG GGAACTGGAGCTAAAACGCCACGGCTTAAAGCTGTTGAAGCCGAAAGCTGCAGGGTTCACGCCTTGCTCCGACGGGCGCTATCTCCTGCTTGGGTTCGATGAGGAGGAGAACCACCGGGAGATATCCAAATACTCGAGACGCGATGCGGATGCTTACCTGAG ATATGAAAATCAGCTGAACAAGTTCTGCCATATCATggattttcttttggattCACATCCTCCGGAATCTTCGCCGGGGGTCCTGTCTTTCAAGGATCGGATGAAGGACAAGTTGCAGAATTCTGTTTTTTGGGCTCGTTGCTTGAGGCAGGTGCAGTCCCTGGGGCAGAAGGACTTGGT GGACTTTGTGGACCTCCTCCTGTCTCCAACATCAAAGATCATGAACAAATGGTTTGAG ACAGATATACTGAAGGCAACAATCGCGGGTGATGCTATTATTGGCAGTATG gTAAGTATTGATACAGCTGGTAGCGGATATGTTCTGCTACATCATGTAATGGGTGAAACTGATGGAGAGCGTAATGTCTGGTC GCATGTTGAAGGCGGTATGGGTTCGGTTTCTTTAGCTATCAGTAATGCTGCCAAGGAAGCAGGGGTTCATATTGTAACAAATGCAGAG GTTTCCCAGCTGGTGACTGAAGAGAATGGCGCAGTAACTGGG GTACTTCTTGCGGATGGGACACATGTACGTGCTTCAACTGTTCTATCGAATGCAACCCCTTATAAGACTTTCATG GAGTTTGTCCCTCCGAATCTACTCCCTGATGATTTTGTCAATGCAATTAAGCACTCTGATTACAGTTCG GgaacaacaaaaatcaatgtGGCTGTTGATAAATTACCTCAATTTAGCTGTTTAAATCAGCCAGGAGTTGGTCCTCATCATACATCAACTATAAGAATTGGTTGTGAAAG TATGGAAGCCATTGCTTCAGCTTGTCAAGATGCATGGAACGGCATACCCTCGAAAAGGCCTGTCATGGAGATGACAATTCCTACTTCAATGGATGAGACTCTTGCTCCTCCCG GTAAGCATGTGGTTGGCTTATTTACGCAGTACACGCCTTACAAACCTTCTGATGGGAGCTGGAGTGATCCTGCATATAGA GAATCGTATGTGAAGAGGTGCTTCTCTCTGATAGATGAATATGCCCCTGGCTTCAGCTCATCGGTTGTCGGTTATGACATGCTGACACCACCGGATCTCGAGAGGGAAATCGGTCTGACAG GAGGCAATATCTTCCATGGGGCTATGGGCATAGACTCCCTCTTCCTATTGAGGCCGGTGAAAGGATG GTCGAATTACAGGACCCCAGTGAGAGGGCTGTATATGTGCGGAAGCGGCACTCATCCTGGTGGTGGAGTAATGGGCGCCCCGGGACGGAATGCCGCTCAGGTCGTTCTCCGGGATATTAggaagaaatag
- the LOC116201613 gene encoding pyridine nucleotide-disulfide oxidoreductase domain-containing protein 2, producing MWRRSFSTGTAALKDKKYDALVIGGGHNGLTTAAYLARGGLSVAVLERRHVIGGAAVTEELIPGFKFSRCSYLQSLLRPAVIKELELARHGLKLLKRSPSSFTPCLDGRYLLLGPDRELNHAEISKFSKRDAEAYPRYEHQLENFCKFMDPLLDSQTPEARRGATSFTERFKDKLQKSVFWAHCLRRAQSLGQKDMVDFMDLLLSPASKVLNNWFETDVLKATLATDAVIGTTASVHTPGSGYVLLHHVMGETDGDRGIWSYVEGGMGSVSLAIGNAAKEAGANIITGAEVSQVLVEEDGRVEGVLLNDGTRVQSSVVLSNATPYRTFVELVPDSVLPDDFLRAIKHADYSSGTTKINLAVDRLPQFESCKLNHPDAGPQHRGTIHIGSERMEEIHSACQDAVNGVPSRRPIIEMTIPSVLDKTISPPGKHVVNLFIQYTPYDPSDGSWKDPAYRESFAQRCFSLIDEYAPGFSSSVIGYDMLTPPDLEREIGLTGGNIFHGAMGLDSLFLMRPVKGWSDYRTPVRGLYLCGSGAHPGGGVMGAPGRNAAHVVLQDIKQSLK from the exons ATGTGGCGGAGGAGCTTCAGCACCGGGACGGCCGCGTTGAAGGACAAGAAATATGACGCGCTCGTCATCGGTGGCGGCCACAACGGCCTCACCACCGCGGCATACTTGGCCCGCGGCGGCCTTTCTGTCGCCGTGCTCGAGCGCCGTCACGTCATCGGTGGGGCTGCCGTGACGGAGGAGCTGATACCTGGCTTCAAGTTCTCCCGCTGCAGCTATCTCCAGAGCCTCCTCCGGCCTGCCGTCATCAA GGAGCTTGAACTGGCGAGACATGGATTGAAGCTGCTGAAGAGGAGTCCGTCGTCGTTCACGCCCTGTCTCGACGGCCGTTATCTGCTGCTGGGACCTGACAGGGAACTCAATCATGCCGAGATTTCGAAATTCTCAAAACGCGACGCGGAAGCTTATCCAAG ATATGAACATCAGCTGGAGAATTTTTGTAAGTTTATGGATCCTCTCTTGGATTCCCAGACTCCAGAGGCTCGGAGAGGTGCTACATCTTTCACTGAACGATTCAAAGATAAATTACAGAAATCTGTATTCTGGGCTCATTGTCTGCGGCGAGCTCAGTCACTGGGACAGAAGGATATGGT GGACTTTATGGACCTTTTACTGTCACCGGCTTCAAAGGTTTTGAATAACTGGTTTGAG ACAGACGTTTTAAAGGCGACGCTTGCGACAGACGCTGTGATTGGAACAACG GCAAGTGTCCATACTCCAGGGAGCGGATATGTTCTGCTACATCATGTTATGGGAGAAACTGATGGAGATCGTGGGATTTGGTC GTATGTTGAAGGTGGGATGGGTTCAGTATCCCTGGCTATAGGTAATGCTGCGAAGGAAGCAGGCGCTAATATTATAACAGGTGCTGAG GTTTCTCAAGTACTCGTTGAAGAGGATGGAAGAGTAGAGGGG GTATTGCTGAATGATGGGACTCGGGTGCAATCTTCGGTTGTTCTGTCCAATGCAACTCCTTATAGGACATTTGTG GAATTAGTGCCTGACAGTGTTCTTCCTGATGATTTTCTCCGAGCCATCAAGCACGCTGATTATTCCTCT GGTACGACAAAGATTAATCTAGCAGTTGACAGGTTGCCTCAGTTTGAGTCGTGCAAATTGAATCATCCTGATGCAGGTCCTCAGCATAGAGGAACAATTCATATTGGTTCTGAGAG GATGGAAGAGATTCACTCAGCTTGCCAAGATGCTGTCAATGGAGTACCGTCAAGAAGGCCAATTATTGAAATGACAATTCCATCTGTTCTGGATAAGACTATATCTCCACCTG GCAAGCATGTAGTCAACTTGTTCATTCAGTACACACCCTATGACCCATCCGATGGTAGCTGGAAGGATCCTGCATATAGA GAATCATTTGCACAAAGATGTTTTTCCTTGATCGATGAGTACGCCCCAGGCTTCAGCTCATCTGTCATTGGCTATGACATGTTGACTCCACCAGATCTCGAAAGGGAAATTGGTCTGACAG GCGGGAATATCTTTCATGGTGCCATGGGTTTGGATTCTCTCTTCCTAATGCGACCAGTCAAGGGATG GTCTGATTACAGGACTCCAGTTCGAGGGCTGTACTTGTGTGGAAGCGGGGCTCACCCTGGGGGAGGTGTGATGGGTGCACCGGGGCGCAATGCAGCTCACGTTGTTCTTCAAGACATCAAGCAATCCCTCAAATGA
- the LOC116201614 gene encoding protein N-lysine methyltransferase METTL21A, whose protein sequence is MATPPLDEQDDATDPLKLLFPGDDEEQEADASPLLSTQPQPVAEGHQVDHHFLRSVNSTVAIRQLRSQGLSFQLWPAATTFVSVLDDSAAGPLSATIAAAGDLGRLRILELGSGTGLVGIAAAVALGADVTVTDLPHVLPNLHFNAEANASILAATGGTVRVATLRWGEAEDVELIGNEFDLVLGSDVVYYDYLYDPLLKTLKLLFEGVAEERRRKKMVFVMAHMRRWKKESAFFKKARKIFDVEVVHSDKPCPGQRMGVAVYRFEWRHKGINGSTAN, encoded by the coding sequence ATGGCCACTCCTCCTCTCGACGAGCAAGACGACGCAACAGATCCTCTGAAGCTTCTCTTTCCTGGAGACGACGAGGAGCAGGAAGCGGATGCATCGCCGCTCCTCTCGACGCAACCTCAACCCGTAGCAGAGGGTCACCAGGTGGACCATCACTTCCTGCGCTCGGTCAACTCGACGGTCGCCATCCGTCAGCTCCGGTCCCAGGGCCTATCCTTCCAGCTCTGGCCTGCCGCCACCACGTTCGTCTCCGTCCTCGACGACTCCGCCGCTGGACCTCTCTCCGCCACCATTGCCGCAGCTGGTGACCTGGGACGGCTTCGCATCCTGGAGCTCGGATCCGGCACCGGCCTTGTTGGAATTGCTGCTGCTGTGGCTCTCGGAGCCGACGTTACCGTCACTGACCTCCCACACGTCCTGCCGAACCTACATTTCAATGCCGAGGCCAATGCCTCCATCCTGGCCGCGACCGGAGGCACTGTCCGAGTGGCAACTCTCCGGTGGGGTGAGGCGGAGGACGTGGAGCTGATAGGAAATGAATTTGATCTCGTATTAGGATCCGACGTAGTGTACTATGACTATCTCTACGATCCTCTTCTCAAGACACTGAAGCTGTTGTTCGAAGGAGTCGCtgaggagaggaggaggaagaagatggtgTTCGTGATGGCTCATATGCGGCGGTGGAAGAAGGAGTCGGCATTCTTCAAGAAGGCCAGGAAGATATTCGATGTCGAGGTGGTCCATTCCGATAAGCCCTGTCCCGGGCAGAGGATGGGAGTTGCTGTTTACCGTTTTGAGTGGCGCCATAAGGGCATCAACGGCAGTACAGCCAACTGA